In Pseudoalteromonas sp. MM1, a single window of DNA contains:
- the add gene encoding adenosine deaminase, producing the protein MINKKLPLLDIHRHLDGNVRAQTILELGRQFNITLPADNVEALIPHVQVIDPEPDLMAFLQKLDWGVTVLGDYDACRRIAIENIEDAQAQGLDYVELRFSPYYMAQSQGLHPQGVVEAVVDGIKSATQGANIKANLIGIMSRTYGVKTCQQELDALLAFKNDLVAIDLAGDEIGFPGELFIEQFKQVRDAYLAATIHAGEALGAASIWQAINELGASRIGHGVKAIEDPKLMDYLRDNRIGIESCLTSNIQTSTVNDLAKHPLKQFLDHGILACINTDDPAVEGIEIEHEYLVAAPKAGLTQADMHKAQANALEIAFLSDSDKAALSALAAAR; encoded by the coding sequence ATGATAAATAAAAAATTACCTCTGCTAGATATTCATCGCCACTTAGATGGCAATGTACGTGCGCAAACCATACTAGAACTTGGTCGACAGTTTAATATTACGCTACCTGCTGATAATGTAGAGGCGCTTATACCTCACGTGCAAGTTATTGATCCTGAACCTGATTTAATGGCATTTTTGCAAAAGCTTGACTGGGGTGTAACGGTACTGGGCGATTACGACGCCTGTAGACGCATTGCAATTGAAAACATTGAAGATGCTCAAGCCCAGGGACTTGATTATGTAGAGCTTCGCTTTAGCCCATATTATATGGCACAAAGCCAAGGCTTACACCCGCAAGGGGTGGTTGAGGCCGTGGTTGATGGTATTAAATCGGCGACTCAAGGCGCAAATATTAAAGCAAACTTAATTGGTATTATGTCGCGTACTTACGGGGTTAAAACTTGTCAGCAGGAGCTTGACGCATTACTTGCATTTAAAAATGATTTAGTAGCGATTGATTTAGCCGGGGATGAGATTGGTTTCCCGGGAGAGCTTTTTATCGAGCAGTTTAAGCAAGTAAGAGACGCTTACTTGGCCGCCACCATTCATGCCGGTGAAGCGCTTGGCGCTGCGAGTATTTGGCAAGCCATTAATGAATTAGGTGCAAGCCGTATAGGTCATGGTGTAAAAGCAATTGAAGACCCTAAACTAATGGACTACCTGCGCGATAACCGCATTGGTATTGAATCGTGCTTAACCAGTAACATTCAAACCAGTACTGTAAACGATTTAGCTAAACACCCCCTTAAACAGTTTTTAGATCACGGTATTTTAGCGTGTATCAATACTGACGATCCGGCTGTAGAGGGCATTGAAATTGAACATGAATATTTAGTGGCTGCGCCAAAGGCGGGCTTAACACAAGCCGATATGCACAAGGCGCAAGCAAATGCCCTAGAAATTGCATTTTTAAGCGACAGTGATAAAGCCGCATTAAGTGCGCTTGCTGCAGCACGTTAA
- a CDS encoding CBS domain-containing protein: MLNTKVKDFMQRKLPHITPNTEMTTAISELQKFNLLGAPVFDDNKSLVGFISEQELLKPLMQSSYFCDGVVKVSQLMQTEVVTVNADTNIIELAEQMKTGKPKNYPVVEGDTVIGLIGRSDVLKALFDNYVSCQTKVS; this comes from the coding sequence ATGTTAAATACAAAAGTAAAAGATTTTATGCAACGTAAGTTGCCACACATTACCCCAAATACCGAAATGACCACCGCTATTAGCGAGCTGCAAAAGTTTAACTTATTAGGCGCACCAGTATTTGATGACAATAAATCGCTGGTTGGTTTTATATCTGAGCAAGAGCTGTTAAAGCCACTAATGCAAAGCAGCTATTTTTGCGATGGCGTAGTAAAAGTTTCGCAGCTTATGCAAACCGAGGTTGTAACCGTTAATGCCGATACCAACATTATCGAGCTTGCCGAGCAAATGAAAACAGGAAAGCCAAAAAACTACCCCGTTGTTGAGGGTGATACCGTGATAGGGCTGATTGGCCGAAGCGATGTATTAAAAGCACTATTTGATAATTACGTGAGCTGCCAAACAAAAGTAAGCTGA